In a single window of the Deinococcus misasensis DSM 22328 genome:
- a CDS encoding aquaporin produces MGGGVKTHTLLLCGVGALVITAIGTLNARLLEIALGHGMGVMFMAYSVGSISRAHFNPAVLSRTFYFRTGFGTHCKIDF; encoded by the coding sequence GTGGGTGGCGGTGTAAAAACCCACACACTTCTTTTGTGTGGGGTGGGTGCCCTTGTGATCACCGCCATAGGAACCCTGAATGCGCGCCTGCTCGAAATTGCGCTTGGGCACGGCATGGGTGTGATGTTCATGGCCTACAGTGTGGGCAGCATTTCCAGAGCACACTTCAATCCTGCGGTCCTTTCCCGAACTTTTTATTTTCGAACGGGTTTTGGGACCCACTGCAAAATCGACTTCTGA
- a CDS encoding PadR family transcriptional regulator, translating to MNPTLPEPQFQILLALASGPKHGHLIHTTIDQEHPNLILPATLYNHLKKLETQGMIREINPTITPLNKNHENRKTYELTEQGTHALKNHLKRLEQQLNTARKLRLL from the coding sequence ATGAACCCCACCCTGCCAGAACCACAATTCCAGATCCTCTTGGCACTCGCCAGTGGACCCAAACACGGCCACCTGATCCACACGACCATCGATCAAGAACACCCCAACCTGATCCTGCCAGCCACCCTGTACAACCACCTGAAGAAACTTGAAACACAGGGCATGATTCGAGAAATCAATCCCACCATCACCCCACTCAACAAAAACCATGAGAACCGCAAAACCTACGAACTGACCGAGCAAGGCACCCATGCACTCAAAAACCACCTCAAGCGCCTTGAGCAACAATTGAACACCGCCAGGAAATTGAGGCTGCTATGA
- a CDS encoding class I SAM-dependent methyltransferase, protein MIHSLLRKLARLLDRPVVGDVSLDEQYRTPRGLSGMLIGQDMLRQHRPENRWTLSLLDVKPTDHILEIGSGPGLLLHLTSRQLHGGQVWGLDLSRSMVRLACLHNWPAVLQGKVRIISGNAAHLPFGKERFDTVVSVHSIYFWKDPLQVLQETLRVLKPGGKLVLTFMPRRRWPQQGEGSTCHVFSEEEMVELFQQAGFVQVRVFKGEDHFRECAVVGKQTPA, encoded by the coding sequence ATGATCCATTCCCTGTTGCGAAAACTTGCCCGCCTGCTCGACCGGCCCGTGGTTGGAGATGTGTCCCTCGATGAACAGTACCGCACCCCCCGTGGACTGTCCGGAATGCTCATCGGACAAGACATGCTCAGGCAGCACCGTCCTGAAAACCGCTGGACCCTGTCCCTCCTTGATGTCAAACCCACGGACCACATCTTGGAAATCGGATCTGGACCCGGCCTGCTCCTGCACCTGACCTCGCGCCAATTGCATGGTGGTCAAGTGTGGGGACTGGACCTCTCACGCAGCATGGTGCGCCTGGCCTGCCTTCACAACTGGCCCGCTGTGCTGCAGGGCAAGGTGCGAATCATATCGGGGAATGCGGCCCACTTGCCCTTTGGCAAGGAAAGGTTTGACACGGTGGTGAGTGTACACTCCATCTATTTCTGGAAGGATCCCTTGCAAGTGCTCCAAGAAACCCTGCGGGTGCTGAAACCGGGGGGCAAACTGGTCCTCACCTTCATGCCCAGACGCCGCTGGCCCCAGCAAGGTGAGGGTTCCACCTGCCATGTCTTTTCTGAAGAGGAGATGGTGGAGCTGTTTCAGCAGGCCGGATTTGTTCAAGTGCGGGTGTTTAAAGGAGAAGACCACTTCCGGGAGTGTGCCGTTGTTGGCAAACAGACCCCTGCCTGA